Proteins encoded in a region of the Vicia villosa cultivar HV-30 ecotype Madison, WI linkage group LG5, Vvil1.0, whole genome shotgun sequence genome:
- the LOC131606320 gene encoding SKP1-like protein 1A, translating to MASTKKINLKSLDGDIFEVNEAVALESQTIKHMIEDDCADETGIPLPNVTSKILATVIEYCKKHVEAKNSEENSEEKPAKDNGLKAWDAEFVKVDQVTLFELILAANYLDIKSLLDLTCQATADMMVGKSVEEIRKMFNIENDFTEEEEEAVRRENQWAFE from the coding sequence ATGGCATCAACAAAGAAGATCAACCTCAAGAGTCTTGATGGTGATATTTTTGAAGTCAACGAAGCAGTGGCGTTGGAATCACAAACGATCAAGCATATGATCGAAGATGATTGCGCTGATGAAACCGGAATCCCTCTCCCAAATGTGACCAGCAAGATTCTGGCAACGGTGATTGAGTACTGCAAGAAGCATGTTGAGGCTAAGAATTCTGAAGAAAATTCTGAAGAAAAACCTGCTAAAGATAATGGTCTCAAGGCTTGGGATGCTGAATTCGTCAAGGTTGATCAAGTCACACTGTTTGAACTCATATTGGCTGCAAACTATTTGGACATCAAGAGTCTGTTAGATCTTACATGCCAGGCTACTGCGGACATGATGGTTGGAAAGAGTGTTGAGGAGATCCGCAAGATGTTTAATATTGAGAATGACTtcacagaagaggaagaggaagcagTTCGCCGCGAAAATCAATGGGCTTTTGAATGA